A region from the Flavobacteriales bacterium genome encodes:
- a CDS encoding very short patch repair endonuclease, producing MPVVRAYLRDGRAPMPTDPRVSAQMSRIRSKNTGPEKAMRAALSAVGVRGYRLHFVKAPGKPDIAFVGRKVAVFVHGCFWHQCPHCQPPRPKTHKSWWRKKLDRNVERDAEKRKALKKLGWRVLTVWDCRLKQSPQREVARVQRVL from the coding sequence ATGCCTGTGGTGCGCGCTTACCTCCGTGACGGCCGTGCCCCTATGCCCACCGACCCGCGCGTGAGCGCGCAGATGAGCCGCATCCGTAGCAAGAACACGGGACCGGAGAAAGCGATGCGGGCAGCCTTAAGCGCGGTGGGCGTGCGTGGTTATCGACTGCATTTCGTCAAGGCACCGGGCAAACCCGACATCGCCTTTGTCGGTCGGAAGGTGGCTGTGTTCGTGCACGGCTGCTTCTGGCACCAGTGCCCGCATTGCCAACCACCGCGGCCGAAGACGCACAAGAGCTGGTGGCGCAAGAAACTGGACCGGAACGTGGAGCGTGATGCCGAGAAGCGCAAGGCGCTGAAGAAACTTGGATGGCGCGTGCTCACCGTTTGGGATTGTCGGCTGAAGCAAAGCCCACAACGGGAGGTGGCGCGTGTGCAGCGGGTGCTTTAG
- a CDS encoding cysteine desulfurase: protein MPRIYFDNAATTQLDPEVFEAMVPYLKEHYGNPSSIHAFGRQTRAAIEKARRQVASLLNCTPGEIVFTSGGTEADNMVLHCAVRDLGVRHIITSAIEHHAIELTAHEVGKLGSAEVHWVKLDAHGRPDMADLEHLLSKHKNALVSVMHANNELGTRIDLNAIGSLCRKHGALFHSDTVQTMAHYRFDLQQLPIDFLSASAHKFHGPKGIGFLYMRNGSTLKPMIVGGSQERNMRAGTENLAGIVGLAKAMEIAYRDMEEHQREIGGLKELMKKRLSAEIPGVSFNGDSGADSLYTVLSVNFPDDGKSEMLLYNLDIEGIATSGGSACSSGSNKGSHVMAALYPDQTGANIRFSFGRFNTADEVEHTVKALKRIFQLVAA from the coding sequence ATGCCCCGCATCTACTTCGACAACGCCGCCACCACCCAACTGGACCCCGAGGTCTTCGAAGCCATGGTGCCCTATCTGAAGGAGCACTACGGCAACCCGAGCAGCATCCACGCGTTCGGACGCCAGACAAGGGCGGCCATCGAAAAAGCGCGCCGACAGGTGGCATCGTTGCTCAACTGCACCCCGGGCGAGATCGTTTTCACCAGTGGGGGCACCGAGGCGGACAACATGGTGCTGCACTGCGCCGTGCGGGATCTCGGAGTGAGGCACATCATCACCTCAGCGATCGAGCACCACGCCATTGAATTGACGGCACATGAGGTTGGCAAGTTGGGAAGCGCAGAGGTGCACTGGGTGAAGTTGGATGCACATGGCCGCCCGGACATGGCCGATCTGGAGCACCTCCTTTCAAAGCACAAGAATGCCCTTGTGAGCGTGATGCACGCCAACAACGAACTGGGCACGCGTATTGACCTGAACGCCATTGGATCGCTCTGTAGAAAGCACGGCGCGCTTTTCCACAGCGATACCGTGCAGACCATGGCGCACTACCGGTTCGATCTGCAGCAACTGCCCATCGACTTCCTCAGTGCCAGTGCGCACAAGTTCCATGGGCCCAAGGGCATCGGCTTCCTGTACATGCGCAACGGCTCAACACTGAAACCGATGATCGTTGGCGGAAGCCAGGAGCGCAACATGCGAGCGGGTACCGAGAACCTTGCTGGTATTGTGGGCTTGGCCAAGGCGATGGAGATCGCGTACCGTGATATGGAAGAGCACCAGCGCGAGATCGGCGGCTTGAAAGAACTCATGAAGAAGCGCCTCTCGGCCGAGATACCGGGGGTGAGCTTCAACGGTGACAGTGGTGCGGACAGCCTGTACACCGTGCTCAGCGTGAACTTCCCTGACGATGGCAAGAGCGAGATGCTGCTCTACAACCTCGACATAGAAGGCATCGCAACGAGCGGCGGCAGCGCGTGCAGCAGTGGCAGCAACAAAGGCAGCCACGTGATGGCCGCGCTCTATCCTGACCAAACGGGCGCCAACATCCGCTTCTCCTTCGGGCGCTTCAACACTGCTGATGAGGTAGAGCATACCGTGAAGGCCCTGAAGCGGATCTTCCAGTTGGTGGCGGCGTAA
- a CDS encoding SBBP repeat-containing protein translates to MIERAVLIVAIFERAMALQRYLGVLSCASVMSGATVSVAQTCALDVFVANDQSGSVSALENTQSRQFITALFNGMQPWGSGPGQSRMAIADWDSPGVWQQFNFPVAGVGYSDLLADVLAYQNAPRALIGGTDPYTALLNAYQSIGQTPVPGRVAKPVIVLMTDAACSQVPPGLSTLATQVKNAGVYVVVVAIEAASGCAVLAGTNVASPGGYFSAPTYAQLMQANVQLVQDMINAGCNGSFDPSYDLAITVDAFTASGCTTPPPNFVADLSISNAGAVDFNGPLVVSFYNGPPTNATSLLLFVQNFGVQTLVPGASFSTAVPSLQFASTNTLYAVVNYDGALAGNAPPIPFNLYNETVVADEFATFNNISPQADRVDDPVTCPPQAIISTNITTGGVGCNDLVTYEISICNTGDASAFITPTLPIAVPGAVMVNNIIQTGTYSTDLDWATYYGGEDSDEAFSVTTDAAGNVYIAGTTKSTVGIGTVGAHRPAYTDARDAFLVKFNSNGVRQWGTYYGDVDDDYGTGVATDAAGNVYLVGFTDSPSGIATAGSHQAALNAAEDAFIVKFNSNGVRQWASYYGGADADFGFSVATDAANNVYLAGVTEGSTNLGTVGAFDNTFNGVSDQFLVKFNAVGVRQWATYYGGAFEELEAAVATDPTGNVFLAGQTMSTAGISTAGSPQAAYGGNNNPDAYLVKFNAAGARQWGTYCGGLETEEQMGVACDLSGNAFLSGTTDSDNAIAFGALHQGFRAGSKDGFLVKYNATGVRQWGNYVGGSDGDEARDVATDAAGNAYVTGSTTSPDLIATPFSYGTVLNGIEDDAFLMKFDGLGQQTWGTYYGGTDVEDCYSAAVSAQGSVYIAGATLSLTDIATPGAHQTALDTDVEAFLAKFFEVELPYVLNAGECLVRQYIYDYSGVVAGTYNLSMGVAAGPVNVLDEPPLVLPDIGFNAGGFINIDGFNGAVHTGDNVTIPVLGTNCTPGNQITIAVNIPAASSCGTGYFVQATVTITNNSGLTVSNTDLFLNLTGAGATYASEIYNATAGLNITPPNVLDPFYPAVPNALYGNLGAQSIPVLQIPTGVSTFNVDLAIGAATVNLFARIDSIHTAINPTGQSNLASDATGVTVFPYPVIGGFNCPGSVVVGSNIVFSGISVTGATTRFWSSTTVANIAGGGTVTAPTLTYTPTPVDVANGYVEISLTTVNANGCETTESCQVTIANVQYDYGDAPIVYDLNINYQPPAAASTLFSGVNLGFVAPGVEVLANNSLMADGDGTEEDALTNNPWVDPWPPAGSSYALPTRATNNSASKTHLRAYIDWNADGDFLDSLERSLNAVGIPALSGSAVHSMLFTVPPFVNTGGLFYIRIRLSVDSMSTTVPYMAAPQGETEDYVWASVGPLPVELLAFSAQEVGEAVRLDWSTATETGSSHFVVERSRDLDRFVAVGSLAAAGFSQTTAHYSVVDQQALDGLSYYRLKQVDLNGQVEYFGPVAVSRNGTSVVWLHHDGSGGVIVHGLLEGDRVVCHDATGRQVALNVATNGSLDAASLGTGIYVLKIIQLSGGEQVLRFVIR, encoded by the coding sequence GTGATCGAACGTGCAGTCCTAATTGTGGCCATCTTCGAGCGAGCAATGGCCTTGCAGCGGTACTTGGGTGTTCTGTCCTGCGCCTCCGTAATGAGCGGTGCGACGGTCTCTGTTGCACAGACCTGTGCCTTGGACGTGTTCGTGGCCAACGACCAGAGCGGCTCCGTCAGCGCGTTGGAGAACACCCAAAGCAGGCAGTTCATCACGGCCTTGTTCAATGGCATGCAACCGTGGGGCAGTGGGCCCGGCCAAAGCCGTATGGCCATCGCGGACTGGGACAGCCCGGGCGTGTGGCAGCAATTCAATTTCCCGGTGGCGGGCGTGGGCTATTCCGACCTGTTGGCCGATGTGTTGGCTTATCAGAACGCCCCTCGGGCGTTGATCGGTGGCACCGACCCATACACGGCGTTGCTCAACGCCTACCAGTCCATTGGGCAAACCCCGGTGCCCGGCCGTGTGGCCAAGCCGGTGATCGTGCTGATGACCGATGCGGCCTGCAGCCAGGTGCCGCCAGGGTTGAGCACACTGGCAACCCAGGTGAAGAATGCCGGTGTGTACGTGGTGGTAGTGGCCATTGAGGCGGCCTCGGGCTGTGCTGTGCTTGCTGGCACCAATGTGGCCAGCCCCGGCGGGTATTTCAGCGCACCGACGTATGCTCAGTTGATGCAGGCCAACGTGCAGTTGGTCCAGGACATGATCAATGCCGGGTGCAACGGCTCCTTCGATCCATCGTACGACCTTGCTATAACCGTCGATGCGTTCACCGCCAGCGGTTGCACCACGCCTCCGCCCAACTTCGTGGCTGACCTGAGCATTTCCAACGCGGGTGCGGTCGATTTCAACGGACCGCTGGTAGTGTCTTTCTACAATGGGCCGCCCACCAACGCCACCAGCCTCCTGTTGTTCGTGCAGAACTTCGGTGTGCAGACGTTGGTGCCGGGTGCAAGCTTCAGTACTGCGGTGCCCAGCCTGCAGTTCGCCAGCACGAACACGCTGTATGCTGTCGTGAACTACGACGGCGCCTTGGCAGGCAATGCACCTCCGATCCCTTTCAACCTCTACAACGAAACCGTTGTGGCCGATGAGTTCGCGACCTTCAATAACATCAGCCCGCAAGCGGATCGTGTGGATGACCCCGTGACCTGTCCTCCGCAGGCCATCATCAGTACGAACATCACCACCGGCGGCGTGGGCTGTAATGACCTGGTCACCTACGAGATCAGCATCTGCAACACAGGCGACGCATCCGCCTTCATCACCCCAACGCTGCCCATTGCCGTGCCCGGCGCGGTCATGGTGAACAACATCATTCAAACAGGAACTTACTCCACGGACCTCGATTGGGCCACCTATTACGGAGGAGAGGACAGCGATGAGGCCTTCAGTGTGACCACGGATGCGGCGGGGAACGTGTACATAGCAGGAACCACCAAGAGCACGGTGGGGATCGGTACCGTGGGGGCGCACCGGCCGGCCTACACGGATGCGCGGGATGCGTTCCTCGTGAAGTTCAACAGCAACGGGGTACGCCAATGGGGTACCTACTATGGCGATGTGGATGACGACTACGGAACGGGCGTGGCCACCGATGCCGCTGGCAACGTGTACCTGGTCGGGTTCACCGACAGCCCTTCGGGCATTGCCACTGCGGGTTCGCACCAGGCAGCGCTGAATGCAGCTGAGGACGCTTTCATCGTGAAGTTCAATAGTAACGGCGTGCGCCAATGGGCCAGCTACTACGGCGGTGCCGATGCGGACTTCGGCTTCTCCGTGGCCACGGACGCTGCCAACAACGTTTACCTCGCTGGTGTCACGGAAGGCTCCACCAACCTGGGGACCGTTGGCGCGTTCGACAATACGTTCAACGGGGTGAGCGACCAATTCCTGGTGAAATTCAACGCGGTCGGCGTGCGGCAATGGGCCACGTACTACGGTGGTGCGTTTGAGGAGTTGGAAGCCGCGGTGGCCACTGATCCCACCGGCAACGTCTTCCTGGCCGGGCAGACCATGAGCACCGCTGGCATTTCAACGGCCGGTTCACCGCAAGCAGCGTATGGCGGCAACAACAACCCCGATGCCTATCTGGTGAAGTTCAATGCTGCCGGTGCTCGTCAATGGGGCACCTACTGTGGTGGCCTGGAAACGGAGGAGCAAATGGGCGTTGCGTGCGATCTATCGGGCAACGCATTCCTATCCGGTACCACGGACAGCGACAATGCGATCGCGTTCGGGGCCTTGCACCAAGGTTTCCGTGCGGGTAGCAAGGACGGCTTCCTGGTGAAGTACAATGCAACCGGTGTGCGGCAATGGGGTAACTATGTTGGAGGGAGCGATGGCGATGAGGCCCGCGACGTGGCGACGGATGCCGCAGGCAACGCGTATGTGACCGGCAGCACCACCAGTCCTGATCTCATCGCCACACCCTTCTCGTACGGCACGGTGCTCAACGGCATTGAGGACGATGCCTTCCTGATGAAGTTCGATGGCCTTGGGCAACAGACCTGGGGTACTTATTACGGGGGCACCGATGTTGAAGACTGTTACAGTGCGGCGGTGAGCGCACAAGGGTCCGTGTACATCGCTGGGGCCACGCTAAGCCTCACTGATATCGCCACGCCGGGAGCCCACCAGACCGCCTTGGACACGGACGTTGAAGCCTTTCTGGCCAAATTCTTCGAGGTGGAACTGCCATACGTTCTCAACGCGGGGGAATGCCTTGTGCGCCAATACATCTACGATTACAGCGGTGTAGTGGCTGGTACCTACAACCTGAGCATGGGTGTTGCAGCCGGTCCCGTCAATGTCCTGGACGAGCCGCCACTGGTGCTGCCTGATATCGGCTTCAATGCAGGGGGCTTCATCAACATCGACGGGTTCAACGGCGCGGTGCACACGGGCGATAACGTGACGATCCCGGTATTGGGCACCAACTGCACACCGGGGAACCAGATCACCATTGCCGTTAACATACCCGCGGCGAGCAGTTGCGGGACGGGCTATTTCGTTCAGGCCACCGTCACCATAACGAACAACAGCGGGTTGACGGTCAGCAATACCGACTTGTTCCTGAACCTCACCGGTGCTGGTGCCACCTACGCCAGCGAGATCTACAACGCCACTGCAGGACTCAACATCACCCCGCCCAACGTGCTGGATCCGTTCTATCCGGCCGTGCCGAATGCACTTTACGGCAACCTTGGTGCGCAGTCCATTCCCGTCCTCCAGATACCAACGGGCGTTTCCACCTTCAACGTGGACCTGGCGATCGGCGCCGCCACCGTCAACCTCTTCGCCCGGATCGATAGTATCCATACTGCCATCAACCCGACAGGCCAAAGCAACCTCGCTTCGGATGCGACAGGCGTCACGGTGTTCCCTTATCCGGTCATCGGCGGCTTCAACTGTCCCGGATCCGTTGTGGTGGGTAGCAACATTGTTTTCAGCGGCATCAGTGTCACCGGTGCGACCACACGCTTCTGGAGCTCCACCACGGTGGCCAACATTGCTGGCGGTGGAACGGTGACAGCGCCCACGCTCACCTACACGCCCACACCTGTGGACGTTGCGAACGGCTACGTGGAGATCAGTTTGACCACGGTGAACGCGAACGGCTGCGAGACCACCGAGAGCTGCCAGGTCACCATTGCCAATGTGCAATACGACTACGGCGATGCACCCATCGTTTACGATCTGAACATCAACTATCAGCCCCCGGCCGCCGCCAGCACGCTCTTCTCCGGGGTGAACCTTGGTTTCGTCGCCCCTGGGGTAGAAGTGCTGGCGAACAACAGCCTTATGGCCGATGGCGATGGCACTGAAGAAGATGCCCTCACCAACAACCCTTGGGTCGACCCATGGCCACCTGCGGGGTCCAGCTACGCATTGCCTACGCGCGCCACCAACAACTCAGCTTCGAAAACCCACCTGCGGGCGTACATCGATTGGAACGCGGACGGTGATTTCCTGGACTCCCTTGAGCGGTCGTTGAACGCGGTTGGCATTCCGGCATTGTCGGGTTCGGCCGTGCACAGCATGCTGTTCACTGTGCCGCCCTTCGTCAACACCGGCGGCCTGTTCTACATCCGCATCCGATTGTCGGTGGATTCCATGAGCACCACCGTTCCGTACATGGCGGCACCGCAAGGCGAAACCGAAGACTATGTCTGGGCTTCAGTAGGTCCGTTGCCGGTGGAACTGCTCGCGTTCAGCGCGCAGGAGGTAGGAGAGGCGGTTCGCCTGGATTGGTCCACGGCCACGGAAACAGGAAGCAGTCATTTCGTGGTGGAACGCAGCAGGGATCTCGACCGGTTCGTCGCTGTGGGCTCCCTCGCCGCTGCCGGGTTCAGCCAAACCACGGCGCATTACAGTGTGGTCGACCAACAGGCGCTGGACGGCTTATCGTATTACCGGTTGAAACAGGTGGATCTGAACGGACAGGTTGAGTACTTCGGGCCTGTAGCGGTCAGCAGGAACGGGACATCCGTTGTGTGGCTGCACCACGACGGTTCCGGCGGTGTGATCGTGCACGGCCTGCTGGAAGGTGATCGTGTTGTTTGCCACGACGCGACCGGTCGGCAGGTGGCCTTGAACGTGGCGACCAACGGGTCCCTGGACGCCGCATCGCTCGGCACTGGCATCTACGTGTTGAAGATCATACAGCTCAGTGGGGGCGAGCAGGTCCTGAGGTTCGTGATCCGCTGA
- a CDS encoding immune inhibitor A — translation MRIMFTRLFLTCVLSSSVLGALAQQRAVHSRACINLSGHADAVPTLQGLGICLDHTDLSPGNFVSGDFSERDLDLARQAGFEVRVEVADIGAFYAERAAHNTGADKSFGEPGCPGSETYPEPAHFVLGSMGGFYTWQEMQDQLDSMVAHFPALISAKASIGTSHEGRPIHYVRISNNPNVDQAKPEVLYDALHHAREPESAMQLYYFMWYLLENYGTDPLATHIVNTRELYFVPCVNPDGYVHNETIAPMGGGMWRKNRRDNGDGSFGVDLNRNYGYAWGIDDWGSSPSTVSDTYRGPSAFSEPETQAMRDFIVGREFVTRHSHHCRGHLLLYPWGHVNTLCPDSAVFSTYAQRMTEDNGYHFGTTYEALFYLANGSATDWSYGEQVAKPKIFGYVPETGTYIDGFWPQPDRIVPLAQANMEQNIMLALFAGAYAEVKDVSPRVENSTTPSATFALQSLGLQDGTFTISLEPLSNVIAATGPQTFSGLDTLETVTASIGLTLDPLIADGESFSYVLVLDANNLILRDTIERVYGEPLTAFSDNSATDDNWTGGWSLTNEDWFSAPSSFTDSPLSNHSAFENNAWGLAVPINLSLATTATLEFMARWTLQSELDHVQVEASDNGVSWTALCGTWSRPGTDTQLEDEPVYDGKRTDWTLERMALDDFIGGPLYLNFRLRSEDQIEYDGFYLDDVVVTITGDVWTGVEQVATSGASAQCHPSPATTSATVFWALPEHPEDAQWQLVDGRGAVVLAHSVLGRSGRLDVSVGHLASGLYSYRLVSNGLVRAHGRLSILPQ, via the coding sequence ATGCGCATCATGTTCACCCGGTTGTTCCTCACGTGTGTCCTTTCCAGTTCTGTGCTCGGTGCATTGGCCCAGCAACGCGCCGTGCATTCACGCGCCTGCATCAACTTGAGCGGACACGCTGATGCAGTCCCTACGCTTCAAGGCTTGGGCATCTGCCTGGACCACACCGACCTCTCGCCCGGCAACTTCGTCAGCGGCGATTTCAGCGAGCGTGATCTGGACCTGGCGCGGCAAGCGGGCTTCGAGGTGCGCGTGGAAGTGGCCGACATCGGGGCGTTCTATGCGGAACGTGCCGCCCACAACACGGGTGCTGACAAGTCTTTCGGTGAACCGGGCTGTCCGGGAAGTGAGACCTACCCGGAACCAGCGCATTTCGTGCTGGGCAGCATGGGCGGGTTCTATACTTGGCAAGAGATGCAGGACCAGTTGGATTCAATGGTGGCCCACTTCCCTGCCCTGATCTCCGCAAAGGCGTCCATCGGCACTTCGCACGAAGGGCGACCGATCCACTACGTGCGCATCAGCAACAACCCGAACGTGGACCAGGCCAAACCCGAAGTGCTGTACGATGCGCTGCACCATGCCCGTGAACCCGAGAGCGCGATGCAGTTGTACTACTTCATGTGGTACTTGTTGGAGAACTACGGTACCGATCCGTTGGCCACGCACATCGTCAACACCCGCGAGCTCTACTTCGTGCCGTGCGTGAACCCCGATGGTTATGTGCACAACGAGACCATCGCCCCAATGGGCGGCGGTATGTGGCGCAAGAACCGCCGCGACAACGGCGATGGTTCGTTCGGTGTGGACCTGAACCGCAACTACGGCTATGCATGGGGTATCGATGACTGGGGTTCCTCACCAAGTACCGTCAGTGACACCTACCGAGGTCCATCAGCCTTCAGCGAACCGGAGACCCAAGCGATGCGTGATTTCATCGTTGGTCGCGAATTCGTAACTCGGCACAGCCATCATTGCCGCGGCCATCTGCTGCTCTACCCATGGGGGCACGTGAACACGCTTTGCCCCGATTCCGCCGTGTTCTCCACATACGCCCAACGCATGACGGAGGACAACGGCTACCACTTCGGAACCACCTACGAAGCGCTCTTCTACCTGGCCAACGGCAGTGCAACGGATTGGAGCTACGGTGAACAAGTGGCCAAGCCGAAGATCTTCGGTTATGTACCGGAGACGGGCACCTACATCGACGGCTTCTGGCCTCAGCCCGATCGGATCGTGCCGCTGGCACAAGCCAATATGGAGCAGAACATCATGCTCGCGCTTTTCGCCGGCGCATATGCCGAAGTGAAGGATGTTAGCCCTCGCGTTGAGAACAGCACCACGCCCAGCGCGACCTTCGCACTACAAAGCCTCGGGCTCCAGGACGGCACGTTCACCATTTCCTTGGAGCCGCTGTCCAACGTCATCGCCGCCACCGGTCCCCAGACCTTCAGCGGTCTCGACACACTGGAAACCGTGACTGCGAGCATCGGCCTGACGCTCGACCCGCTGATCGCCGATGGCGAGTCCTTCAGCTATGTGCTCGTGCTCGATGCCAACAACCTCATCCTGCGCGACACCATTGAACGGGTGTATGGCGAACCGCTCACTGCCTTCAGCGACAACAGCGCCACGGACGACAATTGGACGGGTGGCTGGTCGCTCACGAACGAAGACTGGTTCTCGGCGCCCAGCTCGTTCACGGATAGTCCACTGAGCAACCATAGCGCTTTCGAAAACAATGCTTGGGGTCTTGCCGTACCCATCAACCTATCGCTCGCCACCACGGCCACGCTGGAATTCATGGCGCGCTGGACCTTGCAGAGCGAACTGGACCACGTTCAGGTGGAAGCCAGCGACAATGGAGTGTCGTGGACCGCGCTCTGCGGCACCTGGTCGCGGCCTGGCACGGACACCCAATTGGAAGATGAGCCGGTCTATGACGGCAAACGGACCGACTGGACCTTGGAACGCATGGCGCTTGACGACTTCATCGGTGGCCCGCTATACCTGAACTTCCGTCTGCGCAGCGAAGACCAGATCGAATACGACGGCTTCTACCTCGACGATGTGGTGGTGACCATCACGGGGGATGTTTGGACCGGGGTTGAACAGGTGGCAACATCCGGAGCGTCGGCACAATGCCATCCCTCGCCTGCCACCACCAGCGCGACGGTCTTCTGGGCTTTGCCTGAACACCCTGAAGACGCCCAATGGCAACTGGTGGATGGCCGTGGTGCGGTGGTGTTAGCCCATTCGGTGCTGGGGCGGTCCGGACGGCTGGATGTATCCGTAGGCCACTTGGCCTCAGGGCTTTACAGTTACCGTCTGGTTTCCAACGGGCTGGTACGGGCACATGGAAGACTGAGCATTCTGCCCCAATAG
- a CDS encoding tetratricopeptide repeat protein gives MIRIPTGALATLLTASLFAQQPATDATALYTQAIQRMKAEDHAAAIEAFNELLVLRPEMSKAWYYRGLCRQAQGDLEGAAHDLERTLALQPGDANARIRLYDVYTAQGNPQRAIDGLTNLMMSFPTGPIAEHALFSMGHAYVQLNDHASALAAYERLVTLAPNNAKAWFDRGVAKSHLKDLPGAIADMSRALELDPTLTNAYATRALALIHAERKQEACPDLMKANELGDPSVAELMAIYCD, from the coding sequence ATGATCCGCATCCCCACTGGTGCGCTGGCCACCCTCCTCACCGCCAGCCTTTTTGCCCAGCAGCCCGCTACTGACGCAACTGCCCTGTACACGCAGGCCATCCAACGCATGAAAGCGGAGGACCATGCTGCTGCCATTGAGGCATTCAACGAGCTATTGGTGTTGCGTCCGGAAATGAGCAAAGCCTGGTACTACCGCGGTTTGTGCCGGCAGGCCCAAGGCGATCTGGAGGGTGCTGCCCACGACCTGGAGCGCACGCTGGCCCTGCAACCCGGCGACGCCAACGCCCGCATCCGCCTCTACGACGTGTACACTGCGCAAGGAAATCCCCAACGTGCCATCGATGGGCTCACCAATTTGATGATGTCCTTCCCGACCGGCCCCATTGCCGAGCACGCACTGTTCAGCATGGGCCATGCGTACGTCCAATTGAACGACCACGCCAGCGCTCTCGCCGCCTATGAGCGCTTGGTCACGCTGGCGCCCAACAATGCCAAGGCCTGGTTCGACCGTGGGGTGGCCAAGAGCCATTTGAAGGACCTGCCTGGTGCCATAGCCGACATGAGCAGGGCCCTCGAACTGGACCCCACGCTCACGAATGCCTACGCCACACGTGCTTTGGCGCTCATCCACGCCGAGCGCAAGCAGGAAGCCTGCCCCGATCTGATGAAGGCAAACGAACTGGGCGACCCCAGCGTGGCTGAATTGATGGCCATTTACTGCGACTGA
- a CDS encoding ParA family protein — MAKIISIVNQKGGVGKTTTAINLAACLGVLERKTLLVDADPQANATSGVGIDPKKTGHSIYECIVNGTDPKNVIQGTVNPNLDILPGHIDLVGAEIEMIDMASREQQMKNVLDPLRDQYDFILIDCSPSLGLITVNSLTASDSVIVPVQCEYFALEGLGKLLNTIKIVQQRLNPALSIEGMLLTMYDSRLRLANQVVDEVKTHFQELVFDTVIHRNVTLSEAPSHGQTIVMHDATSKGAVNYLNLAREILQKNEMTRIPERERTIPIAQ, encoded by the coding sequence ATGGCCAAGATCATCAGCATAGTGAACCAGAAAGGCGGCGTGGGAAAGACCACCACCGCCATCAACCTGGCCGCCTGCCTGGGCGTGCTGGAGCGCAAGACCCTGCTGGTGGACGCCGATCCACAAGCCAACGCCACCAGCGGCGTGGGCATCGACCCGAAGAAGACCGGCCACAGCATCTACGAATGCATCGTGAACGGCACCGATCCGAAGAACGTCATCCAGGGCACGGTGAACCCGAACCTGGACATCCTCCCTGGCCACATCGACCTGGTGGGCGCCGAGATCGAGATGATCGACATGGCCAGCCGCGAGCAACAGATGAAGAACGTGCTGGACCCGCTGCGCGACCAGTACGACTTCATCCTCATCGATTGCAGCCCGTCCTTGGGCCTCATTACCGTGAACAGTCTCACCGCCAGCGACAGCGTGATCGTGCCGGTGCAGTGCGAGTACTTCGCGTTGGAGGGCTTGGGCAAATTGCTCAACACCATCAAGATCGTGCAGCAGCGCCTCAACCCGGCGTTGAGCATCGAGGGCATGCTGCTCACCATGTACGACAGCCGTCTGCGCTTGGCCAACCAAGTGGTGGACGAGGTGAAGACGCACTTCCAGGAACTGGTGTTCGACACGGTGATCCACCGCAACGTGACCCTGAGCGAAGCACCCAGCCATGGCCAGACCATCGTAATGCACGATGCCACGAGCAAGGGCGCGGTGAACTACCTGAACCTGGCGCGCGAGATCCTGCAGAAGAACGAGATGACGCGCATCCCTGAGCGCGAGCGTACCATCCCCATCGCGCAATGA